Below is a window of Rhodamnia argentea isolate NSW1041297 chromosome 11, ASM2092103v1, whole genome shotgun sequence DNA.
ACGGTATTGCTGTTCCACACCGCGACATTCAACTCCCTAAGCCCTTCAATGAGCGTGAACACAAACTTCTCTTGAAATGTGGGGTTTTTACCACCGTCTGCACACCAAGTCAAATCGAAATCAAGATCCCCATTCGCTCAGATTTCGCCAATCAGCGCGACACCAGAAACTTCACCCATCAAAACCCACACAAGAAATATGCCATATCCAGATCTGAACGGGGAAAGAGGGAATTGCACAAACAATTGGCGTGCGTGAGATTCAGAATTACCAGTGCAAGTCCTGGTGCGAAACTTGGAGCTGCCATATTCCACACAGACGTAGGGATCCTGCCTCGAAATCCACTCGGTATCCTTCAACTTGTTGCACCCGACAACTGCATCGCAGACCGAGAAAAACCCGAGAAATTACtcaagaaagaacaaagaaaccCAGATAAAGCAAAAGGGGCAAACGGGGCAAAGACAGAGACAGGATGATGgcagaaagaacaaaaaggatcaACTATCCGCAGAGGTCAAAGGGCGTGGTTGACAGGTCGCACACCTGTGACCTCAAGAAGTTGGCCTTGAATCGACGACATTCGAGGATCTAAAGTCTCGGTGGAGAGATGGTATTGCTGCATTGACTTATGGCTCCAAAGCCGTCTCCTTATATATACCCAGAGAAGGATAAGGCCAAGTACGAGGCCCGTAGGATGTAGTTTCAAGAATGAAGGAACCGCGTTGCCTCTGTTCTTTCTTGGTCTGTTCCTGCTTTCTCGTTAACGGGTCGCTTAGCTTTAATGCAATCTTTCGTCAAATCGTGTGCGTTTTCGCGTGCTTTTGGCCCGAGGACGTGTAATGATATTGATATCTAGACTCATTGCCAAAATTACTCCAGCCAACGCAATTTTGCGTAGATATTCACCTTACGTGGGGCAAGCGACACGATGACACGGCATAACATTCGAGATCGAAATCACTTGGATCTAACTCTGCGCAGCCTTTGATGTTACAGAGACGCCCACGCCAATGCCGATGGGCTTGTCAAGCTTGAACTTTCTGAATCGCAAACGTAACAGCGAGCACGCATGAGGAAACTTGTTTTTTCATATCAGGACTTGCCCCAGGAAACGGTGGACCGCGTGGACGGACAATATTAACAGTAATCTAACGAAATGGTCGAAATCTCCCCGGTCTTGAGTTGACCTCCTCCTACGAGAGGTCAAGCCGTTTGAGgtagaagaaagagagaactaGATCCTCCCGGTCCGGCCCAAAGTGGATTTGTGATTGGGCCTTTCATCTCCGGCTCAGCTAAGGTCTAATTGCAGTTCTCTTAGAAGTTTTGGCAAATCCCGGGCCCAGAAGTGTGGAATCTACACTTTAGACACCTAGGTTGTCGCAATTACATAGAACTGCGTAATCGATAAAAAAAGCACGAGGTTCCCACTTTCTAACGAGAGAGCAGAGGTCAGGTAGAGCTTCCAAGACGCTaaagggcttttatagtttgagtatatatttaatttgtaatttgaatttgggctcatgaataaatactttcatatgcgatctttttttttttttgataattgaaAGTTGTAACAGAGGTataatgtgctaattatagtggaataaTTGTTGGATATCTTTatgtcttgatttctctttctcatcttTGTTGTTTACTTCATTGCGATTGTGCTCCTAATCGTAACACTGCATGCAACTTCTGTCAAACGTCGTATCTGGCAAGCCCTGTGTTTACTCCGGTCTTGGCCATAAAAATTGCAACTTTTAACCAAAGTTAAAGTATTTATGACTGAACTGCAGAGTTCATAAAATGTAGAAATAGAGACAAGATGCTGCTGCAACTCGTGAAAGATACAGCTACGTGGGGACCATAAGAAGACGAGGCTGCATCAATATGACAGCATACAAACTACAAATGAGCATCATGCTCGGCTCGAGCTATGTCGTGTCATCAATGGCAAATATGTAGGTTGGGCTTTAATTGCCATGTTCATTCGagtcgagtttttttttttttccgcaacTGCGACGGGCGAGTAGATGTCAGCATCCGGTGCGAGCAGGTTGAGCTAAAATCCTCAAATGTCTCGTGTTACTAACACTTAAACGAATATTTTGATCGTCGAAAGCATTGTTCATACGTACACGCGCGATAAGGTGCTCCCATAGTGGCAACGATTCATACTTTTGTCTTCCCGGTCTTGGGTTCAAGCCATTTTGAGAGCACAGGAGGAGCAAAATCCGCACCGGACCAATGTAGGAGAGCATGACCCTGAGATCGCCCGAGGGATGGACGGACGAGTCGAGCTACGCAAAAGCAAGTTGCTTGATTACTCAATAAACCTTACTATAGTTCCAAACGGGTACGATGATGATAGGCACAATTATTGAAGTATGGTTTAAGGTGGGGACATGTACCTTGTTTGTCCTCCCATTAGAAAAGCCAAAGATCACATAAGTTTAgtggaaaataaaacaaaacgtGTGCATGTCATTGTCCCCATCAAATTTCTGGTGCGGTAGGGTagaaaattggatttgattatCATGTGTGCGGTCGAAATCTGGATGAAATCGCAACCCAAATCCGATTCCCACCTCCCAAAAATTAAATAGGAGGACCCGAAAACTCTCGTCTCCTCCATCACACCCCCCCCCGGAAACGACACCCCGCACTCTCTGTCCCTCTCTCCATCTGGCGACCCTGTCTTTGTCGTTTCGGACACCTTCCTATCCTACGACCCGCAGCCAGCACCATCGTGGAATCGAAAACCACAAGTGCGTCACCGACACAAAACTCCCTctttctgctctctctccctctccatctCTATCGCTCTTCCACCAAGCGACGTACGCTTTTGATCACGTGCGTCACGTGATCTCCCCCGCGcctgagaaaagaaagaaaaaggaagcaaGAGAAATGACAGGCGTGTCTGCAGAGGTGAACAGTAGGAAAGCACCCATGAAATCACGGGCTCTCTTCCTCGTCCTCCACCGAACGCCGGGCCTTTCGCTTTGAGGAATCAATCTCTTTTGGTGCTGTTTATTCTCCAGAGGAGAGATGgggtcttctcttctttcctttttcttcggcTTTAATTCGATTTTTAACCCGCTCTAAAGCCCACCGTAACCGCAATCACCGACATCCCCCCTCAATCATTTCTTGGACCGATGTCTCGTCTCACTGGTCCAAATTTACTTTTCTCGTATACCCACAAAggaaaaaacttttttttttctcaccaaCAATCTTGCAATCTTCAGTAGCATCTGCGATGTTGGCAAGACATACCCAGTTGAAATCCCAGCCCAGAAACACAAAACCCCTCCCCCACGAACGAGATATTGATCAGAAATAggaaaatggaagaaagaaaCAGACGTCGCGTTCAGACAGCTTTTGACTGGGCAGTAATTCAAGGTTTCTATATTTTATACTAGTTACAATTTCCCAAGAGAAATGCAGACGCAAATGCCTCATTCAGCGAGAACCCAGGAATTCATATCAATCATCTTCCACGTCGCCATCCGACGAGAGCAATGACGTCGCCGTCGGCGAAGGCTTCGTCGCGTTCCGGCAGAACTCAAAACTGTCCCTCTCCATCTTCTGCACCACGAAGTGCCCCAACGAGTCCACCGTCTCCACCAAGTTCTCTTCGCACAGAAACTCCTCGCTGCAAATCCTCTCCACCTCCCTGTCGATATCATGCACAAAGACATGCGTCTTCCCGCGACCGCCGCCGCCCTTCTTGCTCCTCCCCAGAACACCCGCCGTGAATATTGCCGACATCCTTCCCGGGGCCGCCGGGAAGTACCCGCGCGGCCCGTCAATCAAGATCACGTCCCAGTCCACCTCGTATATGTAGTTCGGCAGATCGTTCAGGGCCAACTTGCACTCGGAGAAAAGCAGGTTCTGCACCGGCCTGCACTCGGTCTTGATCAGGTCCCTCGCCGATTTGATCAAGCCCGGCATTTGGCTGACCCGGGTCGTGAACTGGACGTCGTATGCTTCGATCCCCGGGTGCTGCTGCTCGAGCCGCGAGATCAGGAACTCGCTCTCGTCGAGGAACACCGTGCGGCCGTTGAAGTTGAGGGCCTTGAAGAGAAGGGTCTCGTGGGTGAGGCCGAAGACGAGGAAGTTCGCGGAGGGGGAGCGGCGGACGACGGCGGTGATGGAGGCGATCTCGGCCTGGGTCATGTGGGTGGCGTTGGTGGCGGCGGCGTAGTGGAGGAGGGCGTCGGCGACGGCAGCAGGGAGGGCcgcggaggcggaggaggagaaggatgcGGCTGAGGCGGAGGGGGAGGAGGGGATGGCGGAGTTGAAGAGGGCGAGAGTGAAGGCCAAGGTGAagaaggtgatgaagaagaggagccaCAGGCGGTGAGAGGCTGGGGCGGCGCTTGCTTGCTTGTGGAGCGAAGGGTGGAAGACGATGAGCTTCGTGTTGGCGTTGCTCTTCATcttcagagagggagagagattcaAAGATTGATTTGCGTGCTGGTTGGGCCTCTGCTTTGTCTCTTTCTCAGAGAGGTTTCACCATCTTCCTGCGAAGCTGTTCTTGCTTTCAGCGATCTCTTTGGGTTTCTTCGAAACTTTTTGAAATGTTTGAAGATGGCGAAGTGAATTTAATGAAGGGCATGGCGTTGGCagaagagaaggagaagagacaGAGGAATCACGCAGGATTTTGAGTGAGGCCCCATGTGGTCGTGGGTCCCGCTCGGAAAAAGTGACTGCGGCCTTATGGTAAGAAAAATTCAACCGAGGTTCTTGATCTCGAGTTCGAACCATGGAGGGCTTGTCGTTTTTTACCAGATTGAGAAGACATGGTGACGAGAATGCCACTGTTGACCGACGATgtaaaaggaaataaagaagaaaaaaataacctTTAAGTGATGTTCTGCGCTGACCCCTTTACAGTTTAAGGAACATGTCGAGCACAGCGAAAGGCCAATTTTGAATTCGCAATGCAGTAGCTCGTTTTGCTGAATCAATACATGGAAACGGACGGTACGGACGCCACGTAAACAAGAGCAAACCAATGATTTTTCTGGATTGCCTTATTAGGTTTGGGcaattgcaatttttgtaaGAACGGATTTGGAGCTGAATTGGGTAACTGAGGCTGTTGTCGCACTGCAAAAATGTAGTTTGCTGCTATGTAAATGTCACTCCGGCATCCGATTGGCCAACCATAGGTCTAATTTCCCCTATTAATAGGAGATCAATCTGGTTTAAGCTTTGTTAGGCAAGTGTTAATGTGATGCTCGGGCTTTGACCATTttcttaccccaaaaaaaagggaagaaacaaaaaagttacCATACTTTTTGCTAtgttataaagaaaaaaacggAATGTGATTGTTGGGCTAACCAAACACGCTTAAGCTCATTGCATGTGTGCCGGTTTactcataaatctttcaattccgTCAATTGAGTTGTAAACATTTTAACCGTCAGAAGGTCTATTGCtcaattgacagaattgaaagACTTgtaaatgaattggcacaagcgtaatatgtttaggacttgatAGAGCTCGTCATGCTACTTCTTAAAGATCGTTTTTTGGATTCGTAAACGATAATTTCTGAGGCAAATTCCCGTTCATGAAAACACATACTATATTCTTGGACAACGACTATTGCTCTAACATGGCGGGACCAACAACTATGTACAAATTTCACAACGTCTACGTGACTCGGGCGAGATATAACATAATCTCCGCGTGATTTACGGTATCAACCCCGCTTATCACATTAAGTATTAGACTAAAGTTGCAAACTTTATTTCTCGAAAGAGAATGTcctgttagttttttttttatttttggattatgAACCCTAAAACAAATAATATTGTTATGctcatggcaaaaaaaaaaaaaaaaaggggagtcAACAAGTTATTCAAGTGGTCATCATTCCATTTGGGACTCATGAGGGGTTGGTTGCGTAGCAAAACATTTGGGACGAAACGAGCCCATGTTGGTCGTCAAAAGTGATCATAATCTCGTCCGCAATTAGCGAGCGATTGCCGTTACCGTCTCGAATTTCAACAGACGTTCCCCCAAAAAACGACGGGCACGTGAACCGGGCCTGAACTCGTAACGTAACGATACGACCTCCGACCGGAAAATAGGGAACCGAAAGGATGTAGAGACAGGGAGAGCTTTAATTTTTGATCAGTTGTTGGCTCGGAAATCAAGAAAAGCACCCAACAAATGCTCAGACCAGCACAAAACAGTACATTTCGATCCCCCCCGCCCCATAGTTATGATGTCTTTCGTGTCCCCTTCCATGACAATCAATAATGCAAAGTTAGGTCGGCTAAGGTTTTCACCTTTCTCTAGCCACGGACGAGACCGAGTTATGGCGCGCAAcatgatttggaaaatttaaTGGCATTGTACTTTATGCGGATCGTACTGTTGGATGTAAATAATAATCGGCTGTGGGTCTAAGCTAGCTTTTCGGGGTCTTGATTGACGACACGCCGTGTATCCGTCGCACGAAAAAGATCGATTTCTCCATAAGAAAATCCCAAAACGGGCATGATTGCGCGTTTGTTATGTTTTCCCATCGAGAGGCAACTTTAGCAAATGGTGGTCCTCTAGACTAGCTCCAAGTGATAACTCCCCCCCAATATGTTATGTTAATTAAGAccaacttttatattttgtcaaGGCCACTATCTCCTAAAGGGACCGGGAAaaatctattgaatcatcctgGAAAGTGGCTTATAATGCTTTGTTGGTTGGTTATGGACCTTATGGTAATGGAAGCACTCATTATGGTCCTCGCATCCTGCTTTTATGATGATGAGTCGCGATGTTCACATAGAATGATGTCGAAATCATACGGCAGGCTCGGCTTTAGCCTTTTGATGCGGATGACTCGCCAGATATAGAGCTCATGAATATTTTATGTTTGA
It encodes the following:
- the LOC115732539 gene encoding protein IRX15-LIKE-like; the encoded protein is MKSNANTKLIVFHPSLHKQASAAPASHRLWLLFFITFFTLAFTLALFNSAIPSSPSASAASFSSSASAALPAAVADALLHYAAATNATHMTQAEIASITAVVRRSPSANFLVFGLTHETLLFKALNFNGRTVFLDESEFLISRLEQQHPGIEAYDVQFTTRVSQMPGLIKSARDLIKTECRPVQNLLFSECKLALNDLPNYIYEVDWDVILIDGPRGYFPAAPGRMSAIFTAGVLGRSKKGGGGRGKTHVFVHDIDREVERICSEEFLCEENLVETVDSLGHFVVQKMERDSFEFCRNATKPSPTATSLLSSDGDVEDD